In a single window of the Terrirubrum flagellatum genome:
- a CDS encoding threonine aldolase family protein has product MSAAMTQHLDFASDNWAGVSPRILDAIAAANSGGAPAPAYGGDDVTKRMQARFAECFETDVVVIPVPTGTAANGLALEILASRDGLILGHEEAHIFTKEAHARTFFNDRARIIKLQAIDGRLTPEAVHATLGGLSPADRGPVRRHAMISLTNGTECGTVYTPAQVKALSAIAHRHEVAVHMDGARFANAVASLNCTPAELTWKSGVDVLSFGATKNGALGVDAVVVFDPKGRGAAWAKHAHEACDWFGYVASKSRFASAQLDAMIEDGHWLDLARHANAMADRLAQGLTKIAGVRLAFPREINQVFAILPAAVEGAMRAAGGRFHPWDSHATAPGLAPKDGEKLMRLVASFHTSADEVDRLIAAAASVSASAHAAE; this is encoded by the coding sequence GTGTCCGCCGCCATGACACAGCATCTCGATTTCGCCAGCGATAACTGGGCGGGCGTCAGCCCCCGTATTCTCGACGCCATCGCGGCCGCCAATTCCGGCGGCGCCCCTGCCCCGGCCTATGGCGGCGACGATGTCACGAAGCGCATGCAGGCCCGGTTCGCGGAATGTTTCGAGACCGATGTCGTGGTGATTCCCGTCCCCACGGGTACGGCTGCGAATGGGCTCGCGCTCGAAATCCTCGCAAGCCGTGACGGGCTGATCCTCGGTCACGAGGAGGCGCACATCTTCACCAAGGAGGCCCATGCCCGAACCTTCTTCAATGACCGCGCCCGGATCATCAAATTGCAGGCGATCGATGGGAGGCTGACGCCCGAGGCGGTCCACGCGACGCTTGGCGGCCTGTCGCCGGCCGATCGCGGCCCCGTGCGCCGCCACGCCATGATCAGCCTGACCAACGGCACCGAATGCGGAACCGTTTACACGCCGGCGCAGGTCAAGGCGCTGAGCGCGATCGCCCATCGTCACGAGGTCGCTGTCCATATGGATGGCGCGCGCTTCGCCAACGCGGTCGCCTCCCTGAATTGCACGCCGGCGGAGCTGACCTGGAAATCCGGCGTCGATGTTCTCTCCTTCGGCGCCACCAAGAATGGCGCGCTCGGCGTCGACGCCGTGGTCGTGTTCGATCCGAAAGGCCGCGGCGCGGCCTGGGCGAAGCACGCTCATGAAGCCTGCGACTGGTTCGGCTATGTCGCGTCGAAATCGCGTTTCGCGTCGGCGCAACTCGACGCCATGATCGAAGACGGCCACTGGCTCGATCTCGCGCGTCACGCCAACGCGATGGCCGACCGGCTGGCGCAGGGTCTGACCAAGATCGCCGGCGTTCGTCTCGCATTTCCCCGCGAGATCAATCAGGTCTTCGCGATCCTGCCAGCCGCGGTCGAAGGCGCGATGCGGGCCGCCGGCGGCCGCTTCCATCCCTGGGACTCGCACGCGACCGCGCCCGGCCTCGCGCCGAAGGACGGCGAGAAGCTCATGCGTCTCGTCGCTTCTTTCCATACGTCGGCCGACGAGGTGGACCGCCTCATCGCGGCCGCTGCGAGCGTGAGCGCAAGCGCACACGCCGCGGAATGA